The proteins below are encoded in one region of Micromonospora pisi:
- a CDS encoding glycosyltransferase family 2 protein, with the protein MTQPGPVLSVVVPMFNEESVLPLLVERLRGVLDGLAEPYEVVAVDDGSTDGTANALARARATWPQLRVLRLRRNSGHQAALVAGVLRARGDYVVSLDADLQDPPETIADMLDAARLGQLDIVYGVRADRRTDTFFKRWTAGLYYRLMRRLVGKQVPAQAGDFRLLSRAAVEALRELPERTPVLRLVVPWLGFPSGEVTYLRDSRAAGRTKYPMSRMVGLAADSVTSFSAAPLRFATWLGLAGVAICGLLVVVAVVAYFFGATVSGWPSLYVAVLFLGAVQLLCLGLLGEYVARIYTAVQGRPAYFVATDTADGEPPAPAPTVVNGAARDVPAGDGTGAALADTLR; encoded by the coding sequence GTGACGCAACCGGGACCGGTGCTGTCCGTGGTCGTGCCCATGTTCAACGAGGAGAGCGTCCTCCCGCTGCTGGTCGAGCGGCTGCGGGGCGTCCTCGACGGGCTCGCCGAACCGTACGAGGTGGTGGCCGTCGACGACGGCAGCACCGACGGCACGGCGAACGCACTCGCCCGCGCCCGGGCCACCTGGCCACAGTTGCGGGTGCTGCGGCTGCGGCGCAACAGCGGGCACCAGGCGGCGCTGGTCGCCGGGGTGCTGCGGGCCCGTGGGGACTACGTGGTCAGCCTCGACGCCGACCTCCAGGATCCGCCGGAGACGATCGCCGACATGCTCGACGCCGCCCGGCTCGGGCAACTCGACATCGTGTACGGGGTGCGCGCCGACCGGCGTACCGACACGTTCTTCAAGCGGTGGACCGCCGGGCTGTACTACCGGCTGATGCGCCGGCTCGTCGGCAAACAGGTGCCCGCCCAGGCCGGTGACTTCCGGCTGCTCAGCCGGGCCGCCGTGGAGGCGCTGCGGGAACTGCCGGAACGGACCCCGGTGCTGCGGCTGGTCGTACCCTGGCTCGGTTTTCCCAGCGGCGAGGTGACCTACCTGCGCGACAGCCGGGCGGCCGGGAGAACCAAATACCCGATGTCCCGGATGGTGGGGCTCGCCGCCGACAGCGTGACCAGCTTCTCCGCCGCGCCGCTGCGCTTCGCCACCTGGCTCGGCCTGGCCGGGGTGGCGATCTGCGGGCTGCTGGTGGTGGTCGCCGTGGTCGCCTACTTCTTCGGCGCGACGGTCAGCGGCTGGCCTTCGCTCTACGTGGCGGTGCTCTTCCTCGGGGCCGTCCAGTTGCTCTGTCTCGGTCTGCTGGGGGAGTACGTGGCTCGGATCTACACCGCGGTACAGGGGCGACCGGCCTACTTCGTCGCCACCGACACCGCCGACGGCGAACCACCCGCCCCCGCACCGACGGTCGTCAACGGTGCCGCCCGCGACGTACCGGCCGGCGACGGCACCGGGGCCGCGCTCGCCGACACACTGCGGTGA
- a CDS encoding glycoside hydrolase family 3 protein → MPIPLRRTLAALAVLAALTATGCAGRSDQGATGADPGCPAGQQCGSATPVAPGPSGGADPAARAAELVGRLTDEDMVGQVLMPYAYGNSATKVTAGSAAGNKALAGVDTPAEMIAKYRLGGLILVGFSADDPTGKNQVTTNVDNPAQVHELTGGLQAAGAQLPAGAAPLLIGTDQEFGVVTRIGTGVTVLPSAMAFGAAADPALTESAWQAAGTELAALGINVDFAPDADVLGAHSTVIGSRSFGDDPKATSAQVAAAVRGLQGAGVAATLKHFPGHGHTAADSHDNLPVLTQDRAALDAGDLPPFTAGIAAGAGLVMSGHLDVTAIDPGTSATFSHKVLTDLLRGELGFKGVVVSDGMNMAPAEVYPPGEAAVRAINAGNDLLLMPPNVTQAYDGLLAAVRAGTLPRTRLVEAATRVLTLKFTLAGRTAPAMSTLDSAAHREAARRVATASVTALRGTCAEAAVRGPVTVTASNGREKTAAALASALTAAGVQVVPQGGTVVHLVGYGDAAADLNATAGVTVAMDTPYLLESAKSPVLLATYSSSTVSMAALADVLAGKARPTGHSPVPVTGLSRGSCTA, encoded by the coding sequence ATGCCGATCCCCCTCCGGCGTACCCTCGCCGCGCTCGCCGTTCTGGCCGCGCTGACCGCGACCGGCTGTGCCGGTCGATCCGACCAGGGCGCCACCGGCGCGGACCCCGGCTGCCCGGCCGGGCAGCAGTGCGGATCCGCCACCCCGGTCGCCCCCGGCCCGTCCGGCGGGGCCGACCCGGCGGCGCGGGCGGCCGAACTGGTCGGCCGCCTCACCGACGAGGACATGGTCGGCCAGGTGCTGATGCCGTACGCCTACGGCAACTCGGCGACCAAGGTCACCGCCGGCTCGGCAGCCGGGAACAAGGCCCTGGCCGGGGTGGACACCCCGGCCGAGATGATCGCGAAGTACCGGCTCGGCGGGCTGATCCTGGTCGGCTTCTCCGCCGACGACCCGACCGGCAAGAACCAGGTCACCACCAACGTCGACAACCCGGCCCAGGTGCACGAGCTGACCGGCGGTCTGCAGGCCGCCGGGGCCCAGCTACCGGCCGGTGCCGCACCACTGCTGATCGGCACCGACCAGGAATTCGGCGTGGTCACCCGGATCGGCACCGGGGTGACCGTACTGCCCAGCGCGATGGCTTTCGGCGCCGCCGCGGACCCGGCCCTGACCGAGAGCGCCTGGCAGGCCGCCGGCACCGAACTCGCCGCCCTCGGCATCAACGTCGACTTCGCCCCGGACGCCGACGTACTCGGGGCGCACAGCACCGTGATCGGCTCCCGCTCCTTCGGCGACGACCCGAAGGCGACCTCGGCCCAGGTGGCCGCCGCCGTCCGGGGCCTACAGGGGGCGGGCGTCGCGGCCACCCTCAAGCACTTCCCCGGGCACGGCCACACCGCCGCCGACTCGCACGACAACCTGCCGGTGCTCACCCAGGACCGGGCCGCGCTCGACGCCGGGGACCTGCCGCCGTTCACCGCCGGCATCGCGGCCGGCGCCGGGCTGGTCATGTCCGGCCACCTCGACGTGACCGCGATCGACCCCGGCACCTCGGCGACCTTCTCGCACAAGGTGCTGACCGACCTGCTCCGCGGAGAACTCGGCTTCAAGGGTGTGGTCGTCTCGGACGGCATGAACATGGCACCGGCAGAGGTCTACCCGCCGGGCGAGGCCGCCGTACGGGCCATCAACGCCGGCAACGACCTGCTGCTGATGCCGCCGAACGTCACCCAGGCGTACGACGGGCTGCTCGCCGCCGTACGCGCCGGGACACTGCCCCGTACCCGGCTGGTCGAAGCGGCGACCCGGGTGCTCACCCTGAAGTTCACGCTCGCCGGGCGCACCGCACCGGCGATGTCGACGCTCGACAGCGCGGCCCACCGGGAGGCCGCCCGGCGGGTCGCGACCGCGTCGGTCACCGCGCTGCGCGGCACCTGCGCCGAGGCGGCGGTACGCGGGCCGGTGACCGTCACCGCCTCGAACGGCCGGGAGAAGACCGCCGCCGCGCTCGCCTCCGCGCTGACCGCGGCCGGGGTGCAGGTGGTCCCGCAGGGCGGCACCGTCGTGCACCTGGTCGGCTACGGCGACGCCGCCGCCGACCTGAACGCCACCGCCGGCGTGACCGTGGCGATGGACACCCCGTACCTGCTGGAATCGGCGAAGTCCCCGGTGCTGCTGGCGACCTACTCCTCCAGCACCGTCTCGATGGCGGCGCTGGCCGACGTACTCGCCGGCAAGGCCCGCCCGACCGGACACTCCCCGGTCCCGGTGACCGGCCTGTCCCGCGGTTCCTGCACCGCCTGA
- a CDS encoding DUF3145 domain-containing protein, producing MPTRGVVYVHSTPLAVCAHVEWAIARVLTVPVNLHWTVQPVDPGARRAECSWSGRPGTGAELAAALRQWPMIRFEITEEPSAGVDGERFMYVPGRGLFRATTGAAGDIQLGEDRLREIMASARAPEALAHALDKALGTAWDAELEPYRYAGDGAPVTLLTRVG from the coding sequence GTGCCAACGCGTGGCGTCGTATACGTCCACTCGACCCCACTCGCCGTGTGTGCACACGTCGAGTGGGCGATCGCGCGCGTCCTTACCGTGCCGGTCAATCTGCACTGGACGGTTCAACCCGTCGATCCCGGCGCCCGCCGGGCGGAGTGCAGTTGGTCCGGCCGGCCGGGGACGGGTGCGGAACTGGCTGCTGCCCTCCGGCAGTGGCCGATGATCCGTTTCGAGATCACGGAGGAACCGAGCGCCGGGGTCGACGGCGAACGGTTCATGTACGTCCCGGGACGCGGACTGTTCCGGGCGACCACCGGCGCCGCCGGTGACATCCAACTCGGCGAGGACCGGCTGCGCGAGATCATGGCGTCGGCACGGGCTCCCGAGGCACTGGCGCACGCCCTGGACAAGGCGCTCGGCACCGCCTGGGACGCCGAACTGGAGCCGTACCGGTACGCCGGTGACGGCGCCCCCGTGACGCTGCTCACCCGGGTCGGCTGA
- a CDS encoding alpha/beta fold hydrolase: protein MAARTPGSVTLSDGLRLHVTQAGPTSAPVTVLLLHGWNLDHQTWHRQVTALTGALGDSVRVIGYDARGHGRSGVSALGTATLARLGDDLAELLDTIAPTGPVVLAGHSLGGMTIMEYAHRHPDDFAARVAGLVLVATTAEGHTHTCYGLPTRLTWLVRLAETTGAGVLARCGGLRTPGPVLQALRPAIRWLLFGDDCAAEDLDLTTSAVARAALVSIGGLRASVGRQHRLETLTRLGDLPVAALVGDRDRLTPPRCAESIVEALPATELTVCPGAGHMLPLERPDEVNSALLGVVRQALARTPAPRQPGNGRRRAHVGNHA from the coding sequence CTGGCCGCCCGTACGCCCGGCTCGGTCACCCTCTCCGACGGACTCCGGCTCCACGTCACCCAGGCCGGGCCGACCAGCGCGCCGGTAACCGTACTGCTGCTGCACGGCTGGAACCTCGACCACCAGACCTGGCACCGGCAGGTGACCGCGCTGACCGGCGCGCTCGGCGACTCGGTCCGGGTGATCGGCTACGACGCCCGTGGGCACGGCAGATCCGGGGTGAGCGCCCTCGGCACCGCCACCCTGGCCCGGCTCGGTGACGACCTGGCCGAACTGCTCGACACGATCGCGCCGACCGGGCCGGTGGTGCTCGCCGGCCACTCCCTCGGCGGCATGACGATCATGGAGTACGCCCACCGCCACCCCGACGACTTCGCCGCCCGGGTGGCCGGTCTGGTCCTCGTCGCCACCACCGCCGAGGGACACACCCACACCTGCTACGGACTGCCCACCCGGCTCACCTGGCTGGTCCGGCTCGCCGAGACCACCGGCGCCGGCGTACTGGCCCGCTGCGGTGGTCTGCGCACCCCCGGGCCGGTGCTCCAGGCGCTGCGGCCGGCCATCCGCTGGCTCCTCTTCGGCGACGACTGCGCCGCCGAGGACCTCGACCTCACCACCTCGGCGGTGGCCCGCGCGGCACTGGTCTCGATCGGCGGGCTCCGCGCCTCGGTCGGCCGGCAACACCGACTGGAGACCCTCACCCGCCTCGGTGACCTGCCGGTCGCCGCCCTGGTCGGTGACCGGGACCGGCTCACCCCGCCGCGCTGCGCCGAGTCGATCGTCGAGGCGCTCCCGGCCACCGAGCTGACCGTCTGCCCGGGCGCCGGCCACATGCTCCCCCTCGAACGTCCCGACGAGGTGAACTCGGCCCTGCTCGGGGTGGTCCGACAGGCCCTCGCCCGTACCCCGGCCCCCCGACAACCCGGCAACGGGCGCCGCCGGGCCCACGTCGGGAATCACGCCTGA
- a CDS encoding HelD family protein has translation MTDLTTLQQEIAAEQRHLDLVYARLAQLRRTAAKAEQEGYQLARVGNFGALVERDAMVFHAARRRHALDAEHEGLVFGRLDLRDGQVLHVGRLGVRGERSEPLVIDWRAPAAAAFYQATAADPQGVVRRRMIQSANERVTRIEDDLLDPGAAPSGMRVVGDGALLASLAKATGRGMRDIVATIQREQDEAIRSPAGGVTIVSGGPGTGKTAVALHRAAYLLYSDRNRFAGGGVLVVGPSGVFVEYIASVLPSLGEETATLHSLGSLFPGVVATRTDSAAVAAIKGSLRMRRVLERATHDAVPGGPTELRLLYRGELLRLDATQLDRIRARALPRGARRNEVRRAGIDGLFQALWSQVQRAPVGRLPEKANFEDDLAERGEFRDFIRAWWPRLHPWHVLGWLSQPERLRRYAEGLLSHREIRALSASYQNLDADGPTIADVAILDELDELLGKPMRPAKRRRDPFLLAGGVREVSTYADRQRAARAHAAERPEDYREYAHVVVDESQDVSPMQWRMLGRRGRLASWTVVGDPAQTAWTGDPRELAQSRDKALGRRARHDYTLSTNYRNPAEIFAVAAKVIREVAPDLALPTAVRTTGIEPVELTVSAGELPGATVRAVTELLGEVQGTVGVITPVPRRDEVSGWLADLAGPRLQVVTSLQAKGMEYDGVVLLAPTEIRTDSESGVRTLYVALSRATQRLTTIDPTR, from the coding sequence TTGACCGACCTCACCACCCTGCAACAGGAGATCGCCGCCGAGCAGCGGCATCTCGACCTGGTCTACGCCCGGCTGGCCCAGCTGCGCCGGACCGCCGCCAAGGCTGAGCAGGAGGGCTACCAACTCGCCCGGGTGGGCAACTTCGGCGCGCTGGTGGAGCGGGACGCGATGGTCTTCCACGCCGCCCGGCGCCGACACGCCCTCGACGCCGAGCACGAAGGACTCGTCTTCGGCCGGCTGGACCTGCGCGACGGACAGGTGCTGCACGTCGGCCGGCTCGGCGTACGCGGCGAACGATCCGAACCGCTGGTGATCGACTGGCGGGCACCGGCCGCCGCCGCGTTCTACCAGGCCACCGCCGCCGACCCGCAGGGCGTGGTACGCCGACGCATGATCCAGTCCGCGAACGAGCGGGTCACCCGGATCGAGGACGACCTGCTCGACCCCGGCGCCGCCCCCAGCGGCATGCGGGTGGTGGGCGACGGTGCGTTGCTCGCCTCCCTCGCCAAGGCGACCGGGCGCGGCATGCGCGACATCGTCGCCACCATCCAGCGGGAACAGGACGAGGCGATCCGCTCCCCCGCCGGCGGGGTCACGATCGTCTCCGGCGGACCCGGCACCGGGAAGACCGCGGTCGCCCTGCACCGGGCCGCCTACCTGCTCTACTCCGACCGGAACCGGTTCGCCGGCGGCGGCGTACTGGTGGTCGGGCCGTCCGGGGTCTTCGTCGAGTACATCGCCTCGGTGCTGCCCTCGCTCGGCGAGGAGACCGCCACCCTGCACTCCCTCGGCTCGCTCTTCCCCGGCGTGGTCGCCACCCGTACCGACTCGGCGGCGGTCGCGGCGATCAAGGGCTCACTGCGGATGCGCCGGGTGCTCGAACGGGCCACCCACGACGCGGTCCCGGGCGGCCCCACCGAACTACGCCTGCTCTACCGGGGCGAACTGCTCCGGCTCGACGCCACCCAACTCGACCGGATCCGGGCCCGGGCGCTGCCCCGGGGCGCCCGGCGCAACGAGGTCCGCCGGGCCGGCATCGACGGACTCTTCCAGGCGCTCTGGTCGCAGGTGCAGCGGGCGCCGGTCGGGCGGCTGCCGGAGAAGGCCAACTTCGAGGACGACCTGGCCGAACGGGGCGAATTCCGGGACTTCATCCGCGCCTGGTGGCCCCGGTTGCACCCGTGGCACGTACTCGGCTGGCTGAGCCAGCCGGAACGGCTGCGCAGGTACGCCGAAGGGCTCCTCTCGCACCGGGAGATCCGAGCGCTCAGCGCGTCGTACCAGAACCTGGACGCCGACGGGCCGACCATCGCCGACGTCGCCATCCTCGACGAACTGGACGAACTGCTCGGCAAGCCGATGCGGCCGGCCAAGCGACGACGGGACCCGTTCCTGCTCGCCGGTGGGGTACGCGAGGTCAGCACGTACGCCGACCGGCAGCGGGCCGCCCGGGCCCACGCCGCCGAACGGCCGGAGGACTACCGCGAGTACGCCCACGTGGTGGTCGACGAGTCGCAGGACGTCTCGCCGATGCAGTGGCGGATGCTCGGCCGGCGCGGCCGGCTCGCCTCCTGGACGGTGGTCGGTGACCCGGCGCAGACCGCCTGGACCGGCGACCCGCGCGAACTGGCCCAGTCCCGGGACAAGGCGCTCGGCCGCCGGGCCCGGCACGACTACACCCTCTCCACCAACTACCGGAACCCGGCGGAGATCTTCGCGGTCGCCGCCAAGGTGATCCGCGAGGTCGCCCCCGACCTCGCGCTGCCGACGGCGGTACGGACCACCGGGATCGAGCCGGTCGAACTGACCGTGTCCGCCGGTGAACTGCCCGGGGCGACCGTACGGGCGGTCACCGAACTCCTCGGCGAGGTGCAGGGAACGGTCGGCGTGATCACACCGGTGCCGCGCCGGGACGAGGTCAGCGGTTGGCTGGCCGACCTCGCCGGCCCCCGACTCCAGGTGGTGACCAGCCTCCAGGCGAAGGGCATGGAGTACGACGGTGTCGTGCTGCTCGCCCCGACCGAGATCCGTACCGACTCCGAGTCCGGCGTACGCACCCTCTACGTGGCCCTGTCCCGGGCCACCCAGCGCCTGACCACCATCGACCCCACCCGCTGA
- a CDS encoding SMP-30/gluconolactonase/LRE family protein, with protein sequence MRVRPRTTVLSVAVALAGTLAAAAPVSAAPVDTGRSATASTRPGTLFPTTFALPDGFQPEGIAIGALPYAFFGSRATGAIYRVNLVTGRGEQINAGSGTPSQGLKVDLRGRLFVGGGNSTTGAAAKVFNAFTGELLTTYQFNNVPSFVNDVVLTPDAAWFTDSTNPVLYKLPLNRWGGLPDADETVTLPLTGDIVYGAGINANGIETTPDGRGLLVVQSGPGLLFRVDPATGVARTVDLGGEVLTNGDGLLRDGRTLYVVQNRLNTVSVFELDRAGTSGRLVERVTSAGFDVPTTVAAYGNRLYLPNGRFTTPPTATTPYTVTAIPRP encoded by the coding sequence ATGCGAGTTCGACCCCGTACCACCGTCCTGTCCGTCGCCGTGGCGCTCGCCGGCACCCTGGCGGCGGCCGCCCCGGTCAGCGCCGCCCCGGTCGACACCGGGCGCTCCGCAACCGCGTCGACCCGGCCCGGCACCCTGTTCCCGACCACGTTCGCCCTGCCGGACGGGTTCCAGCCGGAGGGGATCGCGATCGGGGCCCTGCCGTACGCCTTCTTCGGTTCCCGGGCCACCGGCGCCATCTACCGGGTCAACCTGGTCACCGGGCGGGGCGAGCAGATCAACGCCGGTTCGGGCACCCCGTCCCAGGGCCTCAAGGTGGACCTGCGCGGGCGGCTCTTCGTCGGCGGCGGGAACAGCACCACCGGCGCCGCCGCGAAGGTGTTCAACGCCTTCACCGGAGAACTGCTGACCACCTACCAGTTCAACAACGTGCCGAGCTTCGTCAACGACGTGGTGCTCACCCCGGACGCCGCCTGGTTCACCGACTCGACCAACCCGGTCCTCTACAAGCTGCCGCTGAACCGGTGGGGTGGCCTGCCGGACGCGGACGAGACGGTCACGTTGCCGTTGACCGGCGACATCGTCTACGGCGCCGGGATCAACGCCAACGGCATCGAGACCACACCGGACGGTCGCGGCCTGCTGGTCGTGCAGTCCGGCCCCGGCCTGCTCTTCCGGGTCGACCCGGCGACCGGGGTGGCCCGGACCGTCGACCTCGGCGGCGAGGTGCTGACCAACGGCGACGGGCTGCTCCGGGACGGACGCACCCTGTACGTGGTGCAGAACCGGCTGAACACCGTCTCCGTCTTCGAGCTCGACCGCGCCGGCACCAGTGGACGGCTGGTCGAGCGGGTAACCTCCGCCGGTTTCGACGTACCGACCACCGTGGCCGCGTACGGCAACCGCCTCTACCTGCCCAACGGCCGCTTCACCACCCCGCCGACCGCCACCACCCCGTACACCGTCACCGCCATCCCCCGCCCCTGA
- a CDS encoding ABC transporter permease codes for MNWPLLRLAVAGLRAHAVRLLLTAFAVVVGVGFLAGTLVYGDTARAAFYDDLARSARNVDVVVEPAETLVSAETVNRIRAVDGVAEVDGRVIAWLGLLDRDGRLLTQQGHVGYGLSVPGVASLAPYDVTAGRLPTVPGEVAVDKTTVAATGYALGAPVSLLDQAGTPHRLTLVGVLDLGVNRLFGGSPVAALTGPDLVALTGTERYAQVVVRARPGVDPEVLADRVARVTGDPLLVVLTGDRLRDQLAEQAGKYVDGFLAVLIGFGVVSLTVSAFVIYNTFAILAAQRVRELSLLRCVGASRRQVGVAVLLEAVALGVLASLGGLAMSLLVGYGLIWGRELVATDIPLHAPVVRWPTVAVALGFGTVVTVLAALVPALGAGRVPPLAALHGSATAELRDASGRRGRVRVLVAVGLAGAGLVAILVGVPLAFPGLPLVLGGGMVVFLGAVVAAPLLVPRAVGALGWLPARLFGPVARLAVVNARRNPRRAAATTMALTIGVALMSMFAVLLETARDQTGRELTENFPVDFVLDRTRIDGTPGATRGELPAELAGVLRAEPTFATVAEVRLAPAPVDPQVRIWSVPAEQLRGPVRPEVTDGDLADLRPGTVAVSRPVARARGLGVGDRFALGLPGVPDPAGALTVVALYDDAPTGGGALVAWDQFSAAYGPGAPNQLLLDLAPGVGTAAGRQALDRVLRTYPVVRVSSVADQANALSATLDELLGIFAALLGMSVLIALFGISNTLSLSVFERTRESATLRALGLSRRQLGRMLLAEAGLIALVGALAGIVLGVGVGWTAALGLINSYGHGLPVVPVGQLALCVALAGGAALLAGLLPARRATRAPIVAAMSVEG; via the coding sequence GTGAACTGGCCACTGCTGCGCCTGGCCGTCGCCGGGCTGCGCGCGCACGCGGTACGACTGCTGCTGACCGCCTTCGCGGTGGTGGTCGGAGTGGGTTTCCTGGCCGGCACCCTGGTCTACGGCGACACCGCGCGGGCCGCGTTCTACGACGACCTGGCCCGCTCGGCGAGGAACGTGGACGTGGTGGTGGAGCCGGCCGAGACGCTGGTGTCGGCCGAGACGGTGAACCGGATCCGGGCGGTCGACGGGGTGGCCGAGGTGGACGGCCGGGTGATCGCCTGGCTGGGCCTGCTCGACCGGGACGGTCGACTGCTGACCCAGCAGGGACACGTCGGTTATGGACTCTCGGTGCCCGGTGTGGCGTCGCTCGCCCCGTACGACGTGACCGCCGGACGGCTCCCCACGGTGCCCGGCGAGGTCGCGGTCGACAAGACCACGGTGGCCGCCACGGGGTACGCCCTGGGCGCCCCGGTGAGCCTGCTCGACCAGGCCGGTACGCCGCACCGGCTGACCCTGGTCGGGGTCCTCGACCTCGGGGTGAACCGCCTCTTCGGCGGCTCCCCGGTGGCCGCGTTGACCGGTCCCGACCTGGTCGCCCTCACCGGCACCGAGCGGTACGCCCAGGTGGTGGTCCGGGCCCGGCCCGGGGTCGACCCGGAGGTGCTCGCCGACCGGGTGGCGCGGGTGACGGGTGACCCGCTGTTGGTGGTGCTCACCGGTGACCGGCTCCGGGACCAGCTCGCCGAACAGGCGGGCAAGTACGTCGACGGCTTCCTGGCGGTGCTGATCGGGTTCGGCGTGGTCTCACTGACCGTGTCGGCGTTCGTCATCTACAACACCTTCGCCATCCTGGCCGCCCAACGGGTACGCGAGCTGAGCCTGCTGCGTTGCGTCGGGGCGTCCCGCCGGCAGGTGGGGGTGGCGGTACTGCTGGAGGCGGTGGCGCTCGGCGTACTGGCCTCGCTCGGCGGGCTGGCGATGAGCCTGCTGGTCGGCTACGGGCTGATCTGGGGGCGGGAGCTGGTCGCCACCGACATCCCGCTGCACGCTCCGGTGGTGCGCTGGCCGACGGTGGCGGTGGCACTCGGGTTCGGCACGGTGGTGACGGTGCTGGCCGCGCTCGTACCGGCGCTCGGGGCGGGGCGGGTGCCACCGCTGGCGGCCCTGCACGGCAGCGCCACCGCCGAACTGCGCGACGCGTCCGGCCGCCGTGGCCGGGTCCGGGTGCTGGTCGCCGTCGGGCTGGCCGGGGCGGGGCTGGTGGCGATCCTGGTCGGGGTGCCGCTGGCCTTTCCGGGGCTGCCACTGGTGCTCGGCGGCGGAATGGTCGTCTTCCTCGGCGCGGTGGTGGCGGCTCCGCTGCTGGTTCCGCGCGCGGTCGGCGCGCTCGGTTGGCTGCCGGCCCGGCTCTTCGGCCCGGTGGCCCGGCTGGCGGTGGTGAACGCGCGGCGCAACCCGCGCCGGGCCGCGGCGACCACCATGGCGCTGACCATCGGGGTGGCGCTGATGTCGATGTTCGCGGTGCTGCTGGAGACCGCCCGGGACCAGACCGGGCGTGAGCTGACCGAGAACTTCCCGGTCGACTTCGTGCTCGACCGGACCCGGATCGACGGTACGCCGGGCGCCACCCGGGGCGAGCTGCCGGCGGAGCTGGCCGGGGTGCTCCGGGCCGAGCCGACGTTCGCCACGGTGGCGGAGGTACGGCTCGCGCCGGCCCCGGTCGACCCGCAGGTACGGATCTGGTCGGTGCCGGCGGAACAGTTGCGCGGGCCGGTCCGGCCGGAGGTCACCGACGGCGACCTGGCCGATCTGCGCCCCGGCACGGTGGCGGTGAGCCGCCCGGTGGCGCGGGCCCGGGGGCTCGGGGTGGGTGACCGGTTCGCGCTGGGCCTGCCCGGCGTACCGGACCCGGCCGGGGCGCTGACCGTGGTGGCGCTCTACGACGACGCCCCGACCGGCGGCGGTGCCCTGGTCGCGTGGGACCAGTTCAGCGCCGCGTACGGCCCCGGGGCGCCGAACCAGCTCCTGCTCGACCTGGCCCCCGGTGTCGGTACGGCGGCCGGCCGGCAGGCCCTGGACCGGGTGCTCCGGACCTACCCGGTGGTACGGGTGAGCAGCGTCGCCGACCAGGCGAACGCGCTGTCGGCGACCCTGGACGAGCTGCTCGGCATCTTCGCCGCGCTGCTCGGCATGTCGGTGCTGATCGCACTCTTCGGGATCAGCAACACGCTCTCCCTGTCGGTCTTCGAACGGACACGTGAGTCCGCGACGCTGCGGGCACTGGGGCTCTCCCGGCGGCAACTCGGCCGGATGCTGCTCGCCGAGGCGGGGCTGATCGCGCTGGTCGGGGCGCTGGCCGGGATCGTCCTCGGGGTCGGCGTCGGCTGGACCGCCGCACTCGGACTGATCAACAGTTACGGGCACGGGCTGCCGGTCGTACCGGTGGGTCAGCTCGCCCTCTGCGTGGCTCTGGCCGGCGGCGCGGCGCTCCTGGCCGGGCTGCTGCCCGCCCGGCGGGCGACCCGGGCGCCGATCGTGGCGGCGATGAGCGTGGAGGGCTGA
- a CDS encoding cation diffusion facilitator family transporter, producing MGAGHDHGAQTMRAGERHRGRLWSALGLLVVFTVVEAVTALATGSLALLSDAGHMFTDVLGIGMALAAITATRRATDDPQRTFGLYRLEVLAALANAVLLFGVAIYVLVEAALRFGAARPPTVLAGPMLVVAILGLLANLVAFGLLRAGARESINLRGAYLEALGDLLGSAGVIVAALVIANTGWWWADPLVAVAIGLFILPRTGRLARAAVRILVQAAPEHLDVPTVAARLCAVPGVANVHDLHVWTLTSGMEVASAHLTLSPGAEVGAVLAAARGALHDDFDIAHATLQVEPGSASESCGPADW from the coding sequence GTGGGCGCGGGTCATGACCACGGCGCGCAGACGATGCGCGCGGGCGAGCGGCACCGGGGACGGCTCTGGTCCGCCCTCGGACTGCTCGTCGTCTTCACCGTGGTCGAGGCGGTCACGGCGCTCGCCACCGGCTCGCTCGCGCTCCTGTCCGACGCCGGTCACATGTTCACCGACGTACTCGGGATCGGGATGGCGCTCGCCGCGATCACCGCGACCCGGCGGGCCACCGACGACCCCCAGCGGACCTTCGGCCTCTACCGGCTGGAGGTGCTGGCCGCCCTGGCCAACGCGGTGCTGCTCTTCGGTGTCGCGATCTACGTGCTGGTCGAGGCGGCGCTGCGGTTCGGTGCCGCGCGTCCGCCGACCGTGCTGGCCGGGCCGATGCTGGTGGTGGCGATCCTCGGGCTGCTGGCCAACCTGGTCGCCTTCGGGCTGTTGCGGGCCGGCGCGCGGGAGAGCATCAACCTGCGCGGCGCCTACCTGGAGGCGCTCGGGGACCTGCTCGGCTCGGCCGGCGTGATCGTCGCCGCCCTGGTGATCGCGAACACCGGCTGGTGGTGGGCCGATCCGCTGGTCGCGGTGGCGATCGGCCTGTTCATCCTGCCCCGGACCGGACGGCTGGCGCGGGCCGCGGTCCGGATTCTGGTGCAGGCCGCACCGGAGCACCTGGACGTGCCGACGGTGGCCGCCCGACTCTGTGCCGTACCCGGTGTCGCCAACGTGCACGACCTGCACGTCTGGACGCTGACCTCGGGCATGGAGGTCGCCTCGGCCCACCTGACGCTCTCCCCCGGCGCCGAGGTCGGCGCGGTGCTCGCCGCGGCGCGCGGGGCGTTGCACGACGACTTCGACATCGCGCACGCCACTCTCCAGGTCGAGCCCGGCAGCGCGAGCGAGAGCTGCGGCCCCGCCGATTGGTAG